DNA from Pajaroellobacter abortibovis:
GGGGGTCGCACTGGGGAACTCGATCATCCGTCCGATAAAAGTGCTGGAGGAAGGCTTGTTGGCAATCCTCAATGGCCATGTCGAGAAACGATTTGAGCTTAAACATGCTGAATTGGGTGGACTTGCATTCCGTCTCAATCAGCTTCTCGGTAAATTGATGGGGATTGAAGAAGATATGACCAATGAAGAAGGGCGTCCTTCTATGAGCCCGGAAGCGAGGCACTTTATGGATGTAATGTCCGTCGGTGACGTGTGGGGTCAGGAGCTTTTTCAAGGAGGGGGAAGTGTGGATAGCCAGGTAGTGGATCGTCTTGCCAAAGAAGATACAGAATCTTACTACTCTAGAATTTTTCGTGAGTATGTTGATGCAAAAACAGCTTTGGGTGAATCCGTAGAAAATATCACACGGGATGTCTTTGTGCGAAGAATCCAGGAAATGGAAAAAGAAGCAGAGCAAAAATTTGGGGCGCGGGTGCGCTATTGTATTCAACCCAGTGAAAAAGAGGTGATCTTCTTAGCGGTTGCGTTTCCCTAATCGCGTGTTTAAGGTAAAATATTGTACTCAGATGGTATGGTGGAATTTCGGTAAGAAAAAGAAAGAGAATCTTCCTCGAGAAGGGGAGAGCGCTCGCAAAGAAGAAGCTCTTGTTGCTCGTTGGCGGGAGCGTGTTAGCGATAGGAGGGCTCAGAGTTATGAGCGACAAGAAGCGATTGAAGCGCTGGCAAGATTGGGCACTCCAAAAGCAGGAATAGCACTTCTCAATCGATTTACCTTCACAGTGGATCCTTCTATTACAGATCAGGAAGAGAAGGAGGCTGCCTTTCAAGGGGTCATTCGGATTGGGAAAGAGGTTGTTACTGCAGTGAGGGGTTTTGGCAAAAAAGCGGAAAGTTTAGCCTGGGGGATGAAGATTTTAAAGCATCTTCTCTCGCCTGATGAATATGTGCAGGAACTTCTATTCTTTCTCGGGCAATGGGATACGGAGTACGCTAAGTTTGTTGATCCGAAGGTACAGCTCCTGACAGAGTTGGAGAATGTTAAAAATCCAGCAATCCCCAAGGCAGTGGAACCTTTCCTCCAAGACGTGCATGAACCTACCCGTTTTCATGCAGTCAGTGCACTGCTGGCGCAGGAAAATCAGAGTGCCCTTTTTCCCCTTCTTTCTCTGCTAAAAGTAGAGGAGAGTTTTCGGGTTAAAAATAAGATTGTCGAAGGACTAGCTCGCTGTCAGTGGCTCATCCCCGAAGAGGAAAGAGAAATGGTTCGTACGCACCTGATGCATGGTTATACTCTCCATGAAGAGGGCATCATCACCAAAGCGTGAAGCGGTTTCTGGGGAGCATTGCAAGTATGCTTTTTTCTAATTTAATCGCTGATCTGAATTTTTGAAGGGAATGAAAATCCTAAGAAAATTGAGAGCATCTGATTAAATTTGAAAGTGCGGTCGACAGCACTAATTTGATTGTCACATGTGTTTGGGTGAGGGGAGTCGCTTTTTGAATCAAAGCCGGACCGGTTCCATGAGAAGGGAAACGCGCGATATTCGACTCCAAAAGACAAAAAATGCGTGGGATAGAAGGTAAGCCCCATTCCAAAAGTGGGAGCGATTGCAGTGCGAGACGCTAGTTCAAAGGAGGCCGGATCTTTGCAATTAAGTTTCCCTTGGCTGCCACAGAAGCCTCTCTCCTTAATTCCTATGAATGCGGCCCCCCCATAAAAATAGACGTCTGTGTCGATAAACATCATTTCGAAGAGAGACATCTTGCCGCGAAAGGGAATGAAGCTAATTTGAGGGGTTGCCATCCAAACGATCTTTGAAGTCTGTTCCGCAAAACCAGAAGGGTTGATATTCAATGCTGTTTTTTCGTTGCGTACAGCAGTTTCATCAATTTGATCGGTCAAATGAGTTGTCATGCTGAGAGCCGTGTATCCTCCCCAGGCGCCTACGGCAAGCCAATCTGTTAAGTTATACTGAACCCTTCCTCCTGTAAGAAAGGTTCGTCGGTATTCATCGAGCAAAGTGAAAGAAGCGGTCGGGGCGATCTCTAAGCGACCTTTCCGGTAAAGGCGTAAGTTTCGAACAGCGGGGGCACCCTTTAATGGACCCGTAAGTTGGATTTCTTGCCCTTGTGCTGTGCGATTGCTGCCCAGCATCAAGCAGCCGAAGGCGAAAGCGTTTAATAAGAGGGAAATAAGGACTCTTCTTAAGAATACCATAGAGTTTCTTTTCTCTCTTTGGATCGAGAAACAAGACGGTAACGAAAAGGAAAAGTGAGTTCTCATTTGGGCAACCGATAGTCCCAATTAAATGGCAAGAAAATGCTGATGCCTAACTGAGCTTGTATGTTGTTTGTAAGATTAGTATTGCCATACCATGTGTTTGGATTTTGTTGTTGCGTTTGGGTGTTTGCAACCGTGAGCGCCTCGAGCTGTTCATTATAGATGTAATCACGAACCTCTAAAGTGGCTGCAAACCATCGATTGATGAAGATGCGCAGTCCTACACCCGCATTGCCTGCGAACTTAGGTTTAAAAGGAAAATTGCGGTTATCGGGGTCCATGATAGGAAGAGGTCGAGTGGAGATGGAACCTGCTCCAGCAACCATATAGATATCGTAGTTAAAAATAAATTTTCTTAAGCCAGCAAATTTTCCGTAAATCGGCACAAAGATCACGTTTGCATTTGCATTCCATTGATATTCTGTGAGCGGTACGGCGGTTCGTGTAGCACGTCTATTTTGAAAGTTGAAATCGTAGTCGATGTCAGCTCTTTGGTAAAGATTGCCGCTTAATCCAAATGCAAGCGTGTGTGTAACGTAAAAGTTAAGAGCAAGGCCAAGACCTGGGTGACTGATAAATTGATCGTTGAGTGAGAATGACCAGTAAGGCTGGATCTCGAGCCGGTAGGTTCGCAGTGCGTAGATCTGTTGAACCGTGTACACCTCGGACTGAATCTGGTGTTTTGCGAGGCTTTCTAAATCACTTTCTTTTGGACACGAAGCAGGATCTAACTCACATAGATTGTTGAGATTTTGTTCTCCCACAGGAGGTGTTTCGAGGGCAGCAGGTGTTGTTGGTGATGAATCAGGAGGAGTCGTGTCTTGAGAGGGGGATTCGGTTGCTTCACTTTTCGCTTTTTCCGGAGTCTCTTCAGAAACGCTCGGTGAATTATGGTGATGGCGATGATGTCCTGCATGGACTTTCTTTTTTTGAGCCAAAGCAGAAGAGGCAAGCAGCCCGAAGGCTGTAAAAAAGAGAAAACCTCTATAAGCTTGCTTCATCCTAATTCCTTTTCCACAGATGCATTTGCATTTTTAACACATGAACATGCTGACTGACTTTTTTATGAGTGCAAGTCAGTGTAGTATCTAGCTTTTGATTTATCTGATGGACCAATACACCCATTAAAAAAGCATAAATCAGAAAAGCATAAATCAGAAAAACTGTTTATTGACGCTAAGAAAATTAATTGAACAACCTCAACAATATCATGTAAATCTTTTTTTTCGCAAATGATTTCGTATGAAACGAAAAGGTCTTTTTTGGAACTGTCAACTGTCCTCAAGCCGCTCTTTCTCTAATTGGTTCTCGGCCAAAGAGGGCTTCCACAAAATCATCTGCATGGAACGGTTGTAAGTTTTCTACTCCTTCTCCCAAGCCAATGTAAAATACAGGAAGATGAAGCTCGTGACAGATTCGCAATAGAATCCCACCCTTTGCTGTACCATCCAACTTGGTGAGAATGATTCCTGTGACGTTCGCTACGTCTTTGAACGCCTTGGCCTGTTCGATTGCGTTCTGTCCAGTTGTCGCATCAAGCACAAGTAAGGTTTCATGGGATGCGCCTTCGGCTGCTTTTGCAATTGTCCGATGGATTTTGCGCATTTCGTCCATGAGGGGGACCTTCGTGGGTAGACGCCCTGCTGTGTCGATCAAAATGAGGTCAGTCTTGCTCTTTTTGCCTTCTGCAATGCTTTTGAAAATAAGGGAGCTTGGATCGGTTTGGGGCTGACCACAAATCACTTGAGCCCCTATGCGCTCACTCCAAATGGTTAATTGTTCACTTGCGGCTGCTCGAAATGTGTCTCCTGCTACAAGAAGAACTTTTTTCCCTTGCTGAATGAAGTGCGCTCCTAATTTTCCGATGGATGTGGTCTTACCTACTCCGTTGACTCCTACAAAGAGAACCACGGTAGGCTGTGCAACAATGGAAAGAGGGGGATGATCGATGGATAAAATGTGGCGAGCTTCCTCGCATAAAATAGCCCATATTGTATCTGGATCGGTCGCTACTCTTTGTCCTACTGCTTTACGAAGCTTGCTTAAGAGCATTTGGGTCGTTTGAACGCCTACGTCGCTAGTAAGCATAATCTCTTCCATTTTTTCTAGGAGGTCAGCGTCAATCGTGCGATGGCTGGCAAGCAAAGTGGAAAGACGACTAAAAAAAACTCCTCGAGCGGAAGTGAGACCTTTTCTTATCGCTTGGATCGCATTGGTTTGGGATTGTGAAGAAAGTACTTCCGTGGTCTGTGTGTAGACCATGTCTTCTGGTTTGGTCTTGAGGGGTGGTTCTCTTTTTGCGGAGGGGGAAACCTGTCGAATAGTCCGAGTTTTCTGTCTGAATTTCGGTATCGATAGG
Protein-coding regions in this window:
- a CDS encoding HEAT repeat domain-containing protein, whose translation is MVWWNFGKKKKENLPREGESARKEEALVARWRERVSDRRAQSYERQEAIEALARLGTPKAGIALLNRFTFTVDPSITDQEEKEAAFQGVIRIGKEVVTAVRGFGKKAESLAWGMKILKHLLSPDEYVQELLFFLGQWDTEYAKFVDPKVQLLTELENVKNPAIPKAVEPFLQDVHEPTRFHAVSALLAQENQSALFPLLSLLKVEESFRVKNKIVEGLARCQWLIPEEEREMVRTHLMHGYTLHEEGIITKA
- a CDS encoding outer membrane beta-barrel domain-containing protein, whose translation is MKQAYRGFLFFTAFGLLASSALAQKKKVHAGHHRHHHNSPSVSEETPEKAKSEATESPSQDTTPPDSSPTTPAALETPPVGEQNLNNLCELDPASCPKESDLESLAKHQIQSEVYTVQQIYALRTYRLEIQPYWSFSLNDQFISHPGLGLALNFYVTHTLAFGLSGNLYQRADIDYDFNFQNRRATRTAVPLTEYQWNANANVIFVPIYGKFAGLRKFIFNYDIYMVAGAGSISTRPLPIMDPDNRNFPFKPKFAGNAGVGLRIFINRWFAATLEVRDYIYNEQLEALTVANTQTQQQNPNTWYGNTNLTNNIQAQLGISIFLPFNWDYRLPK
- the ftsY gene encoding signal recognition particle-docking protein FtsY, whose protein sequence is MDTEYIALGVGALIAISSLSIPKFRQKTRTIRQVSPSAKREPPLKTKPEDMVYTQTTEVLSSQSQTNAIQAIRKGLTSARGVFFSRLSTLLASHRTIDADLLEKMEEIMLTSDVGVQTTQMLLSKLRKAVGQRVATDPDTIWAILCEEARHILSIDHPPLSIVAQPTVVLFVGVNGVGKTTSIGKLGAHFIQQGKKVLLVAGDTFRAAASEQLTIWSERIGAQVICGQPQTDPSSLIFKSIAEGKKSKTDLILIDTAGRLPTKVPLMDEMRKIHRTIAKAAEGASHETLLVLDATTGQNAIEQAKAFKDVANVTGIILTKLDGTAKGGILLRICHELHLPVFYIGLGEGVENLQPFHADDFVEALFGREPIRERAA